From the genome of Aspergillus oryzae RIB40 DNA, chromosome 4:
agtaattgATCCCATCTTAAGATCGACATGTTAGAATTCACGACTCGAAGTACTATGTTGGTCGAAGCGATGGCTACTAAGGTTCTTCCATCATTTGGATCAGCACACCGAAGACCAACTATGAACCGCTAACTACCCCTTTTCAGCCTCCAGCGTGTCTATCACCATCGCTAAGTAGTGCGTGAGGATCGCTAGTTTCTAGACTATTCTCTaatccttgtttttctctccaGGATATCCGGTCTGATTTTCCATGAATATAGAGCTAACTGTCTCACTCAATACCTTGTATGCACATACACTTGCATTGTGCTACCCACAACAGCCTGGCGACTCACATGTTGACTAATCCCTAAAAAGCTACAACCGCGGCGATATGTTACATTCAAAGTAACCTCGTAGTGGGAGTTCAACCAAATTGGGCGTTAGCGGCTTAGCCCTAAGTTAGTAGGGTCTGGATCCCACCCCACAGTAGTGGCATCCGGGAATCCACAGTAATTTATCTGCTTTGCCGATGGAATATGTTTAGCACGTTCTTCACCTGTGTCATTGTCACATTGCCCTTTGCTGTGCATAACAAGATTAAATCAGGGCAGAAGCGTGATGCTGCAAGTTCATTGACCCTCTTTCATTCTACCACTTGCGcatacacatatatatactatatgCGGAGATATACATACCTACTTTAATAATAAGCAGGGCCTCCACTGAGTGCAGACACAAGCTATGATAATTCTCCTCCCCGAAGACATCCTCTGGAGAAGCACGATCTAGATACTAGTGCCATGCCAAGCAAGACTACTATTCGCTCCATTGGCGAGCGGCCTCTTAGTGGCCCGTTTCGAAACTGCAGCGATTTGTCTCATTAAGCAAGTACCTTCGTCAGGCGTGCACTGCATATCAATTTTGCTATTTTGGGAATTGTTAGTGCAAATCCACTACCGGAAGCGGCTTCTGCCTTCCCCTTTTTCCTTAGCTTCTCCCACCGTTTCCACGCCGTTCAACTGCCGCAGCGGGGAATGTTGATTTAGGTACATTTTTCCGCAGTAAATGTGCCCCTTAACGAGTAGAACAGCATTGCTTGTTGACGGCTGCTATGTTGATCGAATCCTGGTATGGTGATCTAAACCCGATCCGTAGCTAATACCGTCATTTAGATTCGACTATCGCGAGAGTCTAACCTTacattgaagagaagagcCGTCTTTCGGTATTCAATTCGGCAACAAGTCCGGAGTACATGCGCTTGAACCTTGAAGGCGAGCTTAGCTTCTCTTTGACAGTCCACCTTGGCTGTGAATGTTTCAGGCTACCTCACTCTGACGCAGGCATTGTGTCACGATCTTGTTTGACATGCATAAGGCTGGAGTCCTCTCTGTGGATATTCTCATTTGAAGGTGCACGGGTGTCACCTCTGTGGGATATTTTTAGTTCTAAGTAACAAAGCCATTGTTTATATGAAACCGACCTCCAGTGACTGCTATCGCACCTACTGTAAACTTTATCTCAAAGAGATAAGAATTTCTTATCCAACTTTCTTCCAGCTGAACCTTCTCAGCTATATAACTCTTCAAATCATACCCTCGAGAGCAGTCATCTGTCAAAGCATAGCTGAGGCCATTATATATTGCATCTTTTTTCAGCGTGTTGGCTGTCACTGCCTTGGCGGTCAGTGCTCGACAACGCATGGCCGTCAGCATCGCCGAGAACGGGGTTGTCAACTCCATATATCTAGATTCTACTGGATCCTCTTTGGAAGACCCACAATATTGCACCACTATCAACTTTTGCCCCTCTTCTAAACGCTTAACTTTGGTCAATGACTGTCACTATCCTGCTGAACTACTAGTAGACACATGATAAAGCTCGTTATTCCCGTGACTACTATGGTGTTCCACATAACGACTGTCGGCCATGCTCCAAGAACTAATTGGAATGCGGGGACTAGACACGAGATCGAGCTATTTAGCTGTATAAAGCTACCCCATGGATGATGTAGAAGGTAAGCAGTGAGAGGTGGTGGGGGGACTTGAATACTATTATTAACGAAGTTCCTATTTGCTAGTTACGAATGTCATTGATCAAAGATAACGCCAGTATCCAGGTACTCCTTGCAAATTTAAAGTGCGTACATATCGTCGTACCTTAAACGGACCTGCAGCGCATATTCTAGGACTAATGCATGACATAATCGTAAGACACAAGCCGTCTGACTAGATCTGCCAAGTCACAATGGTGaccaagaaagtcaaagGTAGGCCAGCACAGCAACATAATATGTAGTATTCTATAATAACTTAAGATGATAGGATGAGCCCTTTCGTAAAGCAACTGTGTCCTGAATAGAGGTCCTGCTCGCTTCTGAAATCAGGTATGCATAGTCACCTATATACATGTTTGGAGCATCATGCGATTGAAATTTATGCACTAGAAATGGGTTGTAGATGAACGGAAAACAGTGTCTGTGGCCATCTTTAGATTTACCACTTGGCATCGGGCTGCTCCTGGAACTTCTGAAGAATGGAAACGATtttctccagagccttcaCCTCGCGGGTCAACTGCTCTTGGATCTTCGCTTCGGTCTCGGCGGAGACATCGTCGGTACTAGAGGCGAGGGACTTGTAGAAGTTCTTGTTATTAGGAGCAGCACCTACGGCCACACTGAAGACCTTTTTCACAATGAAATTGTGGTGCTTGCTGAGGGTAACACCGTAGGCTTCACGGAAGGAGCTGGCAAGCTCCTCACCGGTCTTGTCGACGTGGCGGCGGAGGGCTTGGGCAGTGAAGTCAAGGCCCCTGTTTAAATTCAAGTGGTTAGCCAATTATACAATTACAACCACACCATATACTCGAAACACCCATAAGTGGAGACGTTTCGACCCCTGACAAAGGGGTGAGGGCAACAATTAGTTCATACCTAACAAGCCAGAGTAGACCTTCAGAGGCGGTGTGCTTCTTGGTCTTCAGTTCGTTCACTGAAAGAGACTGAACAGTCTCAGACTCAGCAGGGGCAGCCAGCTGCCGGTCTCTGAGTTTCTATACCGAAATTAGATATTCATGCAGTTGAACGTGGGGTAAAATTTCCGGACCTTGACATTTCCAAGTAGGTCGTTCTTGACGGGAGTGAAAGCCACGGAGCCGAGCACATCTAAGTATTGTCAGGACTGAACGGATTCAATGGTCAAGTCAGCTCAATCTCGTACCGAACAAAGTAGTGAGGGATTCGGAGGCTTCGAGGAACTCGGTGGTAGAAATGGAGTTGTCTGC
Proteins encoded in this window:
- a CDS encoding GLTP domain-containing protein (predicted protein), whose protein sequence is MASKTWFDGLKRSFADVPVGADNSISTTEFLEASESLTTLFDVLGSVAFTPVKNDLLGNVKKLRDRQLAAPAESETVQSLSVNELKTKKHTASEGLLWLVRGLDFTAQALRRHVDKTGEELASSFREAYGVTLSKHHNFIVKKVFSVAVGAAPNNKNFYKSLASSTDDVSAETEAKIQEQLTREVKALEKIVSILQKFQEQPDAKW